In the genome of Arvicola amphibius chromosome 2, mArvAmp1.2, whole genome shotgun sequence, the window GTGCTTGATAAACAGGTACCCCAGTGATACCTAATTTTATGTGTCAACCTGCCCGGGTCAAAGTATCCAACTATGTCACCAAACATTATTCAGGGTGTTTCTGGGAATACATTTTGGGATGAGAATGACTTTTAAGTGGATGAGGTTTAAGTGAAGCAGATTACCCTGCCTGCTGTGAGTGGGCCTTGCCTGATCAGCTGAATGCCTGAAGAAAGCCAGATCTTCAGAGGAAATACTGTAGAGCACTCTGTGACCTGAATCGCTGTGTCGGCTCTGGAGTGAGTTTCTTGCTGGATAACCCTCCTGCCGTTCTTCCTAACACACCCTATTTACCACCCAGATTCTTGAAGCGGAAGATGACATCTTGGCAGTAGAAGACACGCTGGGTGGGTCTGAGTGTCGGTTGGTGACTAGAGATCTTTGTGAGGAAAGAATGAACAGTCAGGGGAGGGATGGACAGTCGGGGGAGGGATGGACAGTCAGGGGGAGGGATGGACAGTTGAGCGAGGGATAAACAGTCAGAAGAGGGATGGACAGTCGGGGGAGGGATGGACAGTCAGGGGGAGGGATAGACAGTCAGGGGGAGGGATGGACAGTCGGGGGAGGGATGGACAGTTGAGCGAGGGATAAACAGTCAGAAGAGGAATGGACAGTCAGGGGAGGGATGGACAGTCAGGAGAGTCAGCATAGGAGCTGGAGTGTACCATGGGAGGAAACTCTCTAGAAGATCTAAGTGAAGGAAGTAGATCGCTTATGAAAATGTCTTAGAAGAAGCCTACGGAATTTTACGGGCATCCAAGGCTGATGGAGCACACCTATAATCGCACCACTCAAAAGAGGCAAAGCTCAGAGGAGACAACTTTGAAGCGACCCAGGGTtgcatagtaagactctgtctcaaacaaacaaacaagagacatACGGGCTTCTGAGGAGACATAACAGAACCAATGCAATTTGGTctgctaatttaaaatataataaaagtgtatgtgtgtgtatgtgtacgtatatgcatgtgtgaacgCACACTCATCCGTCTCTGCACATGTGGAAGCTAGAGGTTTATATAGGGGGGTCTTGCTCTACTGGTTTTCACcttacttttggagacagggcctcttgctgaacctggagctctaaCCATTTGGGCCAGGctagctgaccagtgagctccagggatcttcaGTCTTAGCCACCTGCCCCTGGGGCTACAGACACACATGACTGCACCCAACTTTtttatatgggtactgggaatccaagcttaggtcctcatgcttgtacagaaccatctctccagtcttttaTGTTGAAGCTTCATAATATAGTTcctaatatttatctatttttgttaTGTGACTGTTtcgccagaagagagcattggatcccctgggagtGGAGTGACAGATGACTGTGAACCTTCATGTGGGCCCTGGGaacggaacctgggtcctctgcaaaaaaaaaaaaaaaaaaaaaaaaaaaaaaaagcagcaaatgctgttAGCTACTGAGCtatccatctcttcagctcctcgtAGTATATTTTTgacgtttctctgtgtagttttttttaatttgtatatttcatgtgcatttgtattctgcctgtgtgcatgtctatgtgagtgcatcagatcccctgaaaccaaAGCTATAGTCACTTAGGGGTTGtgaagtgagtgctgggaattgaacctgggtcctctggaagagcaaccagtgttcataaccactgagccatctctccagcccctgtgtgtagttcatttttaatcCAAGACCATAAAAAACCAGAAGACCACCAATAAACCCTATTTATCTCACTAGTGTTGCTATAACAATGAGATACTTGCTCTCCACCATCTATGAGCGCTCTGACCACACTCAGAAAGGAGTTAATCTCACCTGCAGTCATTGAGCCCATGCAGAGATGCTACAGCTAACACGATGAGCTTCTGGGAATATGAATTATCACAGCCTTTGTGAATCACTATGTACTGTGAAGACACACTTGAGGAGCTGGCTACTTCAACCAAACTGTGGAAGTGCCTCATTTCTTAAAGTCATAAGCCATTCTTATTTAAGATAATAACAACCTCTTTCTAATCTATTAGCTTATGAAATTCCATTTTTGCCTAAGAGGTCTAATTAAAGCAAGGCAAAGCTATATTTAATAACATTCAGTTGCCTGAAATAATTATTAGAGAAACCCTTAAGGTTTTACCAGAAAGTAGTTTAATGTCGCAAATAAATGTCAAGTTCCCCAAATCAAACCAGTAAGAAACTTAATAGTAGGAATAAATGTCACCATTCTCTatatcttctcattttaaaaaagaaaagaaaaaaaaacagtcacaCAATGTAGGGAAtcagaatttgtttttatatcccTAGAGTTATAAACATATGTATCAAAATATTTACAGTTATAGTATATGAAATAATCTATTAAGAAGCCAAATACAGTACTAGAATAACCCACCAATGCAATGCAAGTTACATAAGACGTAAATGTCACAGAAAAGGGTAAAAGATAAGGAAATGTATGGTTCACTTCAATCAAAATTCAACTTTTTCACAAAATGTGGCTATGTTTTTCTGATCACAGCTGTCTGATGATATCCTTCTGAACTTAAGACAGCCTTGAACAAGTGTATGGTGATCAAATTGTAATTTAAGAGTTTATTGTCCCACAGTTTTTCCTGACCAATGTCTCTACCCTCAGCCCAGCAATTTAGTAACCCACCTTCAACATTCCCTTAAACATAATACACATAGAGAAATATACTTAGTAATAGTTCCTTTACATAAATACCAGCAATTATAGTATAACAACTCCCCCCAATAAGGAAATGTGTATAAGAAATGGATAAGGATATCCCTAAGAAAAGGAATGGAGGTGAGATGTCTCAGGCTCCTCCTAGGGGTGATCTTCTAAGGGCAATAGAGGAAACAATTTCTAAAGAGAAAGCCCTTTAGGCAGAAATCTGAGATGGCTTAACATAGCTGCTGTAGACAGAGCTCTGGCCCCTGAACCAGGACTATGACACTACGTCTAAGTCTTACATAAACGTACTCTTGTGGCCCCAACAATTCAGCTGCCTTCTGACTGGATGCCCCAAGAAACTGTCTGCCCATCACCTGGACTTTACTCAGCTCATGgtgtttaaaatttgtgtttcctGAGAGCAGTTACTCTGTTCTTATTATAACTGAAATGTAGTATGCTTAATACTCCATAACCAGACAGCacctcccccaccctgccccagggCTTGTTCTTTGGTTTAAGTTGGTGTATGCTTTGATTGACTTCTAGAATTGCCATCTTCATCTAGAAAACGGTTTGGGGAAATCTATCGAGAGGGGACCACTTCAGCCAGGGTCAAAGCTATAGTGACCACTGAACTTAGCTGTTCTGTTCTGGTCCCCAGTGTTGGTTATTATTAGGGAGAACTTCCTCAAAGGTCCCTAATTCAGAAGAAGCTTAGCAGAGTCGTAAGGTAAGGGGCTGCATGCATTCCTCGCCTGTTACATTTTACAAGAAACACTGTGTGCATTAGGGGGACTCCTAAAAACCACAACCTTACTATAGCACTGTGATGGGTGTGCCCTTTGACCCTACAGTTTGTTGGGGCATTTTCATCTTTGGCTCTAGAGAATCTAGAGAAACTCCAGAAAAGCTGCCTTAGCTTTTAGTGAGAGTCCATCAGCGTCCACAGCAGGAGGCTTCCATGAGGAACATCTCAGTGAGGTGTGACAGAGACTCTGCCAATCTCAGCCTATCTCCCAGTCCTCCAGGGTAAAAACTTCTAGTTCTTGATTGAGCCAATCCCACCACCTTGCCTTATAAAGCACCTCTTTCTAGTCTTTTCAGCAAAGCCACCAAATAGGGGAAGTGGCATCCTAGCCAAAGCCCCCGCTACTCCCCACTAAAGGCACTTGGCATCTGAATTTGGTGTTTGGCTTTCGGTCACAGGACGGGTAGCCTCCAGTCTTAGCCTTCCCAGCAAAGAGGCAGTATCTGCTCTTGCCGGGACTTGGACCACTATTGGAGCTTGGTGATATAGGTTTGGAAGACCTCGGTGAGTGGCCCAGAAGTTACCCTCAAGAGTAGAACCAGTCGTCTAGTCATATGGCAGCTGATAAAGTCCTAAGTGGTGTTGTGTAACTGAGGACAGATGGGCTCATATTTGGTGGCAAGAGGAGGACTCTCTGATGGCTTCAAGGAAGCATCAGCATAGTAGCTAACAACTTTCTTCCAAGGGCAGGTGCTTGGCGGTAGAGAATCCAACCCCCAGAAATGGTTTGGGTTTGGGCCTCTCccccacccttccttcccccttcccctcccccctcccttcccttggtTATTCCTACACAATAACTTCTGCTTCCCTCCCAGATtaagctgcttcctcctccccatgCCCGCCCCACCAGGTCCCCATAAGCTTGTTCATCTTATTTCTTCCTCAGGACCATGTAGAGAATGCCAATAATGAAAGTGAAGCAGAAGCAAATCCAGGTCAGGATGAAGCAGTAGCCGTGGTGGTTGCTGGTGGAAAAGTTCCTGTCAGTGTTGGCATAATGGTGAGTGTAGATGGAGACTCCAACCAGTATGCAAAACCCTGCGAGGAAAAAGGCACTGTCAAGGTGGGCACCAAAgcgctttgttgtttgtttgtttgtttgtttgtttgtttttaacgaTCCCATTTCCCTCAACAACAATGGGGAAAGAAACTCTAGCTGTTTTTTCCTAAAAGGTCACTCTGTTAGTTTGCCCAGATTCAAGCttgatgtggtgttggtgaaagAGAGATACCTGGGTTCTCAAGTCTGCACTGGCTTGTGTGTAATTATTGTGAAGAATAAATCATAGAGCATCCTGCTGGCCACCTGCCTTTCCCACCTGGACCCTGGTATGTCTAGGGATGATGTTATGGGAGCAGCATGGCCTTTCACCAAACTGGGTATATCTGGGGTGATGAAGAAGCTGGTGTGCTGCAATAATTGTGCACACCCTGGCCGTAGCTGCATCTTTCTGAGGACGCCACCTTCTCACCTTCTGTATAGAGGAGTACTGATGCTGCCCAACCACTTGGTGGCCCCTAGGGACACCTAGCTTTTTAAACAATAAAGCAGGTGGAGGTTGTTAACCCAAGCAGCAATAGCAAATCAACAGGCAACTAGAGGCAAGAACAGCTGAATGCAGCTTCAGACAGCCATGTGCTAATCTGAGGCCCGACTGGAGCAATGATGTGAGGTCTAGTCAAAGGCTTCCTGCACGTAGCTCAGTAGTCGGGTATTCGTTCAGTctttcaaggccctgggttcagtctccagcagtgGGGGAAAAATGCTCCCATGTAACATGGTCCATGCCCTGGATACTCACAGCACACCAACATGGTGGACCCTGAGAGGAAGAAGCGGTTTCCCTTCTCCATGGTGAAGAGCTGGAACACGAAGACCACAAGGGAGATCACACAGAAGATGATGGAGAGGATCATGAAGGCTTGCACTGCCTTGAGAGCATCTGCGAACACAGGGCAGGAGCATTAGACAACCGGAAAGTATGGGCACGGCCCTACCCTCACCGCGGTGGGCTGGGCACTCCTGTGCGCACTCATACCTTCATCGCCGTAGGTCAGGGTGTCCGTGCAGTCACCACTAGTACAGTTCTTCCAAAGTCCTACGGAGGACGCTACATCATTTGaaaccacccagacctgaaagcAGAGGAGACGGCGTTGATCAACATCATCATGTGTCAGGACCAAATCTTAACCAAGACGCCTTACGCGGCTGTCGACACGGCTAAGCCTCGTGTCTCTGCAGAAATAAGATCCTAAGTCACAAAGGTTGCAAGAAAGGAACCTGGGCCAGAAAAGATGCCACCTTTCCTGTTTGGACTTGATTAttcatgatgcacacacacagacgcatgcacactcatgcacactcacacacactcatctgAAGAAAGTTCAGCATCGTGGTTTAAAATTCTGAAGTTCTAAGGAACAAAAACTCTGGATGAGGAAAAGAACCCTGAGCATGTGCAAGGCACTTTAAAAGGATCACATTTAAGTAGTTAGCTAacgagggaaaaaaaaaacagttaagtcAGGCCTGGTagcaactgcctgtaattcccgCACCCTGGAAATGAACAGGAGGCTCAGGGGTTTAAATCGTGTCAGCTCAgttagtaagtttgaggccaacgtgTAGAttacataagactctgtctcaaaagacaaaaacaaccaaaGGTGGCTCAGCAACTGAGAGCATCTAGTGCTTTTGCAAAAGAACtgaagttccattcccagcacccacactaggaGGCTCACAAgctcctggaactccagcttcagggcttCCGGCATCTTCACTTGCACTCCTGtgtgcacaccacatgcacatgcGGAAACAGGAAGCCCAAGCACACCCAATCGCTCACTAGCTCCGCCCCGCGTCAGGGGCTGACCCTGGGTGGATATGAAGCACATGCGCCTCTTGTAAATGATGTGTGAAGTTTCCCACATCATTATCCTGTGAAGCACAGGAGTCAGCATACACAATCGATAAATTATAAAGCTGGAGGAGGCAAGATGGGCAGGGGTTGTGTCCTCACTCGTAATACGCAAACTCGCCTAGCTTGTATTCACACCCACTTCGCTCTGGACTTTACAACCCATCAGAGCcttcatcccagtacttgggaggcaggggtaaGTACATCGTTTGAGGCCTGTCTgttctacatggtgagttccaggacagccaggattatacaaagaaaccctggcgGGGGAAGGGGAGCGCAGGGGACACAAAACTATTTACCCTTTGACCACCACAAGGGTTAAATGGACTCTCACCCGTTCTAGAGCCATCATTTGTCTACCTAATGATTGGTTGCCTTAACgtctttgttggtttgttttttgtttgtttgtcgaccaggctggcctcagatcacagagatcctacctcccaagtgctggtattaaaagctcATGCCACCACACCAAGCAAAGCCTGACtcccaggccggcctcaaactcatgggcCTCTTGCCTCCGCCTCTTTCAAGCGATCCTTACCATCACGTAGTCACTTTACCTCTTAGTCCTAGACACTGGCTCTTTCTCCCTGAGACGGGGACAATACAAGCAAATTGGGAGCTGGCAATGACCACTAGGGGGCAGAGTAGACCCAGGTTCGGAGAGCAAAGACCCCGGTTCACCAGGAACCGAGTTAGCAGCAAATCCTGCCAAATTCCATTTCCCACACCGATTTCCACTCAAAACTCGGATTTATCAACCTAATAACCAAAACAGTGTTCTTGTTCTCACAGTCATCTAGCCCATAATCACGAATTTCTGCAGGAGGGAAAGGCTGGTGCGCATAGATATCTTTAACTCCTGACTGGGAAAGCCTGTCTGTCCAACAGGGCACCTTTGCCAGCCGGCCTGCTGGAATGGCCTGCAGGGAACGCACTTTCTTCCACTTGCCTTCTTCCTGTAAGAGGAGCTCCACCCGCCTACCCACCCTCCAAAGGCACCTCGGTCTTGACCTTTGGTGGAGCATTTCCCACCTCCCAACATCCCTAGAATCTCTCATGGATCCTTGCTTTTTACACTTTGGGTATTTGGTCGTTTGATATATGAGTACGCGTTTGATCTCTTTCCCCCACATCTAAGCTGGAGGGTCTCTGAACCGACTTAACACCCCCCTTCCATTTTTCTAAACATTTCATGAAACTCTTCCAAAGATCCCTCCCTGGATGAATGAACCAGAGGCCGCGACTCACGTTGGAGATGGTGGAGACGAAGAGCATTATAGCAGCGGCGATGTGCACCACAAAGATACCAGCCAGTAACACCAGCATCTTGGCTGTTTGGTGGCCTGGGAGCAGAGAGTTCTGAAAACAGAAGACAAGGGAGACCAAAAGGTTACTGCCATGCTAAGTAAAGCAAATCCCACCTTCTCACTCCACGGGCTCTCTGTTAACACAAGACAAGCGtgacaacttttaaaattcaaaattgcATCAAAAACTCCTAAAATCAGCTTTTCACCTAACCTGACTGATAGACTTAAGTGCCTAGTCATCTATGGAGAGACGTGAGCATCTGTTTTGTTCCCGTGTTTATAGGTTCATTTCTTTAATATACTAtctatcccccttttttctttaaaagggggTGCATTGTATTTCTTTAATAGCTGCtaatgttttgtttgtgatttagAGACCAGAAGCAGGGCTTTGGATTTTGAAAAGGATTTTGTCATCTCCAGAGTTCTGCAGAAGCATCACACACAATCCCAGCTTGAATGAGGAAAACGTCCACGCTCCCGGCAAAATGCTCACCCAGCAGTTTGAAGAGAGATCATGTGCTGTGCAGAACAAGCCGCTATTACTCACTGGCCATAGAGCAAACGGGCTACTAATTTGATCCCGGATGAGACATAAAATGGGAGAGATGCTACTTCTGTTATTACAATGCTTTTTGGCATCTAATATTGTGACAACCTAATTACAGTGTAATGGTCCAATCACTTACTGATTTAGCATTCCAGACTAATATCTGCAACACCTGAGCCTTTGGCCCTGCATGCCTCTCAGTGGGAATGCTATCTGGGGGCATCTAAGGCAAAGTTAGATTTCCCGTGGCTCAACAGGACAGCTCTGGGGCTTTGGAAGAATAAAGCCTGAGATAACACCAGATGTGCCGTTCACAAGTGTGTGATGTTTGTGCAGCTTCAGTCATTCAGGACCCAGCCCAGAAGACAAACAGATGCATAAATCACCGTTCGGAAGAACAGGAACTAATATAAATTAGCAGCAATGTGCGTGGATGAACAAAAGCTCTAGGCCGCAATTTCAGCAGAGACCACTAATCGTAAAAAACAGGAACTAAGGGGACTGGGAGGGGCGCACACGGAGGAGCTGTGCTGACCCAAGTCTCTGCGCCATCTGTGTCGTGCCCATGACAGTTAGATGCAGACCCAGCCCAGGGAGACATCAAAAGGAAAGGACTGGAGGTTGCCCACCCTCTAGGCAGGGAGTACGTGAGGATGCCCCAACCAACGAGGAGATGGCAGCTGGTAGCCTGCAATTGCCTGCTCCCCCTCTCACTCCACCTGATTTAATTGAAGCTTTGGGTGCG includes:
- the Emp1 gene encoding epithelial membrane protein 1, coding for MLVLLAGIFVVHIAAAIMLFVSTISNVWVVSNDVASSVGLWKNCTSGDCTDTLTYGDEDALKAVQAFMILSIIFCVISLVVFVFQLFTMEKGNRFFLSGSTMLVCWFCILVGVSIYTHHYANTDRNFSTSNHHGYCFILTWICFCFTFIIGILYMVLRKK